GCCGAAGCATGATCTCACGAATTACTTTTCTTAAGAACTGAGACAAAAATGGACCGTCAAGAACATACATGAACGGTAGTTGGAGTCGGCTACTCTCCGGGGTCCCTTATTGGAGATCCCTCTACTTAACATGAGGATTCACTGCAAATACCATTTTGGCTCATTATTGCCGAGATAATAGCTTACTTCTTCACATTTACCGTGCAATGCATGCAGTTATTGATACACAGAAGAATCACGGTATGCACTTCCGTGTACTAGCTAAGCGTTACCTTGAAAAAGCAAATAATGTTTCAGGAAGAAATCTAGCTCTCTCCTCTACGCACCCAATTCCGCCTCCCCTTTCTTTCTGCGCTGCGtcccctctctctcccttCCGCTCCACCTCTTCAACTCTCCTATGTATAAATGGGCGGCCGGCACCAGGCAAGCTCCCGCTGGATGCTGGTTCCGTCGGTGCATAACATTCACCTTTCATAAAAAACCATTTCAACTAAAACTGaccaacaaaatcaagaagaagaagaagaatccCATTCCCATATTTGGGTATGCACAAGACAaacttttcttcaaattcagcAAACCATCGTTCAAAAATGCGCCAAACAGAGAGCAATCCAGCCGAGAAAATCCTCCCACGCACAGATCATTCTTTTCGGCTTACAATCAGACACTTCCACTTCCAACATGCTCATCAATTTCTACTCCAAATGCGGCGCTGTGGATCATGCCCGCAAGGTGTTCGACGAAATGCGCCTGCGAAGCGTGGTTTCATGGAACACCATGATCGGCGCCTACACTCAAAACGGCAACAGCGAAGCAGCTCTGTCTCTATTCGCCCGGATGCTCAGACAAGGATCGGAGTTCAGTGAATTCGCCTTGTCTAGCGTGCTATGCGCTTGCGCCTCCAATTTTACCCTTTGAGAGCAAACAGTTACATGCCTTAGTTGTTAAGTCGTCGATGGAGTCGAATGTCTTCGTTGGCACAGCTTTGCTCGATGTTTATGCAAAATGCCGATTCATCAACGACGCTTTGCACGTGTTTGAGGCCATGCCGGAGAAGAGTGACGTGACATGGAGCTCGATGATGGCTGGATTCGTGCAGAACGATCTGTACGAGGAGGCATTCAGATTGTTTCTCACAGCGCAGAGAAATGGAGTCAAGATGAATGTTTTCATGATCTCCTCTGTTCTCTGTGCCTCGGCTGCCTTGGCGGCGTTGGTACAAGGGAAGCAAGTGCACGCAGTTGTGTGTAAAGCCGGTTTTGGTGCAAACGAGTACGTTGTTTCTTCTCTCGTCGATGTTTATGCAAGATGTGGTAGCATTAATCAGTCTCACTCTGTTTTCTCCGAAGCAGAGAAGAGAAATGTGATCCTTTGGAACACGATGATCTCGGGCTTTGCAAGGCACGCTAGGCCCTTGGAGGCTATGATGCTGTTCGAGAAGATGCAACAGGCGTTTCTGTATCCGAATGAGGTAACTTATGTCTCTATCTTATCTGCTTGCGCTCACATGGGATTGGCTGACAAGGGGCGGAGGTATTTTGACATGATGAAGGAGCAAGGCTTGAATCCGGGCGCTGTGCATTACTTGTGTATGGTTGATATCCTAGGTAGAACGAGGATTGACGAGGCCAAGGATATGATTGAGAAAATGCCGTTTGAGGCCACTGCGTCCATGTGGGGATCGCTCTTGGCCTCATGCAGAGTTCATAAAAACGTAGAGGTGGCAGAGGTTGCTGCAAGAAAATTGTTCAAGATCGAGCCTAACAAC
This is a stretch of genomic DNA from Salvia hispanica cultivar TCC Black 2014 unplaced genomic scaffold, UniMelb_Shisp_WGS_1.0 HiC_scaffold_950, whole genome shotgun sequence. It encodes these proteins:
- the LOC125200396 gene encoding LOW QUALITY PROTEIN: pentatricopeptide repeat-containing protein At5g04780, mitochondrial-like (The sequence of the model RefSeq protein was modified relative to this genomic sequence to represent the inferred CDS: inserted 4 bases in 3 codons), with amino-acid sequence QEEEEESHSHIWVCTRQTFLQIQQTIVQKCAKQRAIQPRKSSHAQIILFGLQSDTSTSNMLINFYSKCGAVDHARKVFDEMRLRSVVSWNTMIGAYTQNGNSEAALSLFARMLRQGSEFSEFALSSVLCACASNXLPFESKQLHALVVKSSMESNVFVGTALLDVYAKCRFINDALHVFEAMPEKSDVTWSSMMAGFVQNDLYEEAFRLFLTAQRNGVKMNVFMISSVLCASAALAALVQGKQVHAVVCKAGFGANEYVVSSLVDVYARCGSINQSHSVFSEAEKRNVILWNTMISGFARHARPLEAMMLFEKMQQAFLYPNEVTYVSILSACAHMGLADKGRRYFDMMKEQGLNPGAVHYLCMVDILGRTRIDEAKDMIEKMPFEATASMWGSLLASCRVHKNVEVAEVAARKLFKIEPNNAGNHVLLSNVYAASGRWDDVASARKLLKSSEVKKERGKSWIEIKDSVHSFMVGXRSHPRMGEIYARLDDLLEEMEKSGFRGLVEHDLHDVEDECKRELLKHHSEXLAFTFGLMCLPWFVPIRIMKNLRICGDCHQFMKVASAVTGREIVVRDNNRFHHFREGVCSCGEFW